One Nitrospinota bacterium DNA window includes the following coding sequences:
- the xerD gene encoding site-specific tyrosine recombinase XerD, whose translation MKNLLNEFINHLVVERRLAKNTVDAYSRDIKRFINFFRLKSPKDLSDIIRDDINNYLSNFRKEKLLASSQARHLVSIKMFFRFLVNEELIEKNPTENIESPSLTRKLPETPSFEEVEKLLKKPDKNHPLGLRDSAMIELLYATGVRVSELISLTINDINLEVGYIISMGKGSKQRIIPLGEEASLRLKNYLESSRPLLIKGKAINELFVNRQGDKMTRQGFWKIIKKYAKAAGIAKEISPHSLRHSFATHLLEGGADLRSVQKMLGHADISTTQIYTHIIKERLRTIYDKYHPRA comes from the coding sequence ATGAAAAATCTTTTAAATGAATTTATAAATCATCTTGTTGTAGAGCGGAGATTAGCAAAAAATACTGTAGATGCCTACTCTAGAGATATAAAAAGATTTATAAATTTTTTCAGGCTCAAATCCCCGAAAGATTTATCTGATATAATAAGAGATGATATTAATAATTATCTTTCAAATTTCAGAAAAGAAAAATTGTTGGCTTCATCTCAAGCGAGGCATTTGGTTTCAATAAAAATGTTTTTTAGATTTTTGGTTAATGAAGAATTGATAGAGAAAAATCCAACAGAAAATATAGAATCTCCTTCTCTAACGAGAAAACTACCAGAAACTCCATCTTTTGAGGAAGTTGAGAAGTTGTTAAAAAAACCTGATAAAAATCACCCTTTAGGACTCAGAGATTCAGCCATGATAGAGCTTTTATATGCTACCGGCGTGAGGGTTTCTGAGTTAATATCTTTAACCATTAACGATATAAATCTTGAAGTCGGTTATATTATATCTATGGGTAAGGGGTCTAAGCAAAGAATCATACCCTTAGGAGAAGAGGCTTCTCTGCGATTAAAAAACTATTTAGAGTCTTCTCGTCCTCTTTTAATTAAAGGTAAGGCTATTAATGAATTGTTTGTAAACAGACAAGGAGATAAAATGACTCGCCAGGGTTTTTGGAAGATTATAAAAAAATATGCAAAGGCTGCTGGCATTGCAAAGGAGATTAGTCCCCATTCTTTAAGGCACTCTTTTGCAACTCATTTATTAGAGGGAGGAGCAGATTTAAGATCTGTGCAGAAGATGTTGGGACATGCCGATATCTCTACAACCCAAATTTATACTCATATTATTAAAGAAAGGCTCAGAACTATATATGATAAATACCACCCAAGGGCATGA
- the murJ gene encoding murein biosynthesis integral membrane protein MurJ has translation MKSESEEKIKYNSQKINKEEVIKAAGVVSAATLLSRILGFIRDMVIANVFGAAMITDAFFVAFRIPNLLRRLLGEGTLTAAFIPVFTEYRETGKKDEAWDLTNSLITILILLLISITFLGVIFAPIIVRLIAPGFYNSMDKYTLTVGLTRIMFPYIFFIGLTVMAMGILNSLKHFATPSLAPSILNISMILTALYLSPYTKYPIFALAYGVILGGIGQLIFQIPILLKKGLKYRIKFDWTHPGVKKVGGLMLPSVLGLAVAEINIFVDTLLASLLKEGSVSFLYYGNRLVQFPLGLFGVAMGIAILPMLSITSAKDDIRELKDTLSFALRLVFFVTIPATIGLVILRVPIINVLFQRGEFLASDTYFTAIALLYYSIGLCAFAGVKIVVPAFYSLKDAKTPVKIGIYAMLANIILNLILMVPLKHGGLALATSLSSMLNLGLLVFILRKRLGPLGMKKIINSIIKLSFATVIMGIILASLTHIFFRIDSYFFERLLFLIFSISIAMIAYFLISYLLRSEELLFLFDFIRNKGSGEIAKEP, from the coding sequence ATGAAAAGCGAATCAGAAGAAAAAATAAAATATAACTCACAAAAGATAAATAAAGAAGAGGTTATAAAGGCCGCAGGCGTTGTAAGCGCAGCAACCCTTTTGAGTCGGATACTAGGATTTATAAGGGATATGGTTATCGCTAATGTTTTCGGAGCAGCTATGATTACAGATGCCTTTTTTGTTGCCTTTAGAATTCCAAACCTCTTGCGTCGCCTTTTAGGCGAAGGCACGCTAACCGCAGCCTTTATTCCTGTATTCACTGAATATCGAGAGACCGGTAAAAAAGACGAGGCATGGGATTTAACCAATTCATTAATAACAATTTTAATTCTTCTTCTTATCAGCATAACATTTTTGGGAGTTATTTTTGCTCCAATTATCGTAAGATTAATCGCACCCGGATTTTACAACTCTATGGATAAATATACCTTGACTGTTGGTCTTACCAGGATAATGTTCCCTTATATCTTTTTTATCGGTCTTACGGTTATGGCTATGGGAATATTAAATTCCCTTAAACATTTTGCAACCCCATCCCTTGCCCCGTCTATTTTAAATATCTCTATGATTTTAACCGCACTCTACCTATCACCCTATACAAAATATCCCATTTTTGCACTTGCTTACGGGGTTATATTGGGTGGAATAGGTCAGCTCATATTTCAGATTCCTATTCTCCTAAAAAAGGGGTTGAAGTATAGAATAAAGTTTGATTGGACTCATCCCGGGGTAAAAAAAGTAGGGGGTTTGATGCTTCCCAGTGTTTTGGGATTGGCAGTAGCAGAGATTAATATATTTGTTGATACCCTCTTGGCTTCACTACTCAAAGAAGGGAGTGTTTCTTTTTTATATTATGGGAATCGTCTGGTTCAATTTCCTCTAGGTCTGTTTGGTGTGGCTATGGGAATAGCCATATTACCTATGTTATCGATTACCTCTGCGAAAGACGATATTCGTGAACTCAAAGATACATTATCTTTTGCATTAAGACTTGTTTTTTTCGTAACGATTCCCGCTACTATAGGTTTAGTTATTCTCAGAGTCCCTATAATTAATGTTCTTTTTCAGAGAGGAGAGTTTCTTGCTTCTGACACGTATTTTACTGCAATAGCCCTTCTATATTATTCTATAGGTTTATGTGCCTTTGCCGGTGTAAAGATTGTTGTTCCAGCCTTTTATTCTTTGAAAGATGCAAAAACTCCTGTCAAAATAGGTATCTATGCCATGCTGGCAAATATTATTTTAAATTTAATTCTGATGGTTCCTTTAAAACATGGAGGTTTGGCCCTCGCTACTTCATTATCATCAATGCTAAATCTCGGTTTGTTAGTTTTTATTCTAAGAAAACGATTAGGTCCTCTGGGGATGAAGAAAATAATCAATTCTATTATCAAATTGTCTTTTGCTACAGTAATCATGGGAATTATTTTAGCCTCCTTGACCCATATCTTTTTTAGGATAGATTCTTATTTTTTTGAAAGATTGCTATTTTTAATTTTTAGCATCTCAATTGCAATGATAGCCTATTTCTTAATCTCTTATTTACTCCGAAGCGAAGAGTTGTTATTTTTATTTGATTTTATAAGGAATAAGGGTTCTGGAGAGATAGCAAAGGAGCCTTAA
- the rpsT gene encoding 30S ribosomal protein S20, whose protein sequence is MQKHLSVLKRARQNKTRKSRNTQVKKLIKTVIKNVNEKIELGNAEEANKSLTAAMSVIDKAASKGILHKKSSSRKIARLSSKVSSLKNKSKK, encoded by the coding sequence ATGCAAAAACATCTTTCTGTCCTAAAGCGGGCGAGACAAAATAAGACCAGAAAGTCAAGAAATACACAAGTCAAAAAATTGATAAAGACAGTAATAAAAAATGTCAACGAAAAAATAGAGCTGGGAAATGCTGAGGAAGCCAACAAATCTCTAACAGCTGCAATGTCTGTTATTGATAAGGCTGCCTCAAAGGGTATTCTCCATAAAAAAAGTTCCTCTAGAAAAATAGCACGTCTATCAAGCAAGGTCAGCTCTTTAAAAAATAAAAGCAAAAAATAA